A stretch of the Argentina anserina chromosome 6, drPotAnse1.1, whole genome shotgun sequence genome encodes the following:
- the LOC126798844 gene encoding uncharacterized protein LOC126798844 isoform X1, which translates to MSSRKVLFTYKRKRHSRNNLPQEDGGNSHSQANKGTYLSKPDMQVHLIGGNASEDHETKTAVCRLCVVCCLGGNLMHCDKCLQTYHLECIDMRLKHTGHGIMLSCGCIAASLGDDSNVGKRSVAQKGNVTEMTTDSVGYAPPLSSHGRGSSFDDDSLRLNSSKLENTDSFAEVKLENSSDDLLVKTKWKTPLHTFHRRYKRKKDMDESHIPRKSLKVENNCLVITKSNNSACARTTSCEATSIESLSLDPGADLNPYKEVIDITCSHAGSTTGSNVLMHKERAINEEALQEGKVPDQSAQTLMDVKEESRGPIGTSLSCMKDSSSGTVPLQLVKEEPQVFSSDDDRKAAATSHSGRSLPNLNLSVVSTDSNSFTMDLNADLNLSSQEQHVAATPKHTPGLFDCTSRSSATVVHEPPPSEMVAVKIERVEPNASLLHNDGIDSSEIGACCKDYDQVTLNFDSKQKCLQLFSEDKTSDIFHPVMIQPEVTAYMASEEIKMPQLGSNNNQPKQGSLLNLGLSLPTKPSAAGCATNTCSNTFPFFNSFTGTRDFINDAGIQSSSSHLSSVLRHKMMHDSIASQGVSNDMGSFDDIFQPYNAMWSEEELDFLWIGVRRYGRDNWNAMLMDPRLHFSPWRVARDLALRWTEEQLKLLSSMYGPQVKYSRAQGSTIFHNFLRPQAGFSWQKYLAGGNVSRKPQFKSTYMCNDGQEHLHMPLSHPKRVSRGRSKHKEDEFHSLSRSHSMLRSKLVSTELHSACNTGVKGSMPQWLQEAVTASPPSLRASILPPTASSFAFAHSDASNITRPDLDPSELRCAERNEMQHTYGGSRESDLQPLVSSAPCFKTEPTPEITELRKDSSRVEKDNLIIIDTDASSEGTISD; encoded by the exons ATGTCCAGCCGCAAAGTGCTTTTCACATACAAGCGAAAGCGCCACTCAAGAAATAATCTTCCACAGGAAGATGGAGGTAATTCACATTCTCAGGCTAACAAGGGTACTTATTTGTCTAAGCCGGACATGCAAGTGCACTTGATTGGTGGGAATGCATCAGAAGATCATGAAACAAAGACTGCG GTATGCCGTCTTTGTGTGGTGTGCTGTCTTGGGGGTAACCTGATGCACTGTGATAAATGTCTTCAGACGTATCATCTTGAATGCATAGATATGCGCCTCAAG CATACTGGTCATGGAATAATGCTGAGCTGCGGGTGTATTGCGGCTTCATTGGGTGATGATAGTAATGTGGGAAAGCGGTCAGTTGCCCAAAAGGGGAATGTCACTGAGATGACCACTGATTCTGTTGGATATGCACCACCATTGTCATCACATGGAAGAGGAAGTagctttgatgatgattcatTAAGGTTGAACTCTTCGAAGTTGGAAAATACTGATTCGTTTGCTGAAGTTAAGTTAGAGAACTCAAGTGATGATTTGTTGGTAAAAACCAAGTGGAAAACCCCATTACATACTTTCCACCGgagatataaaagaaaaaaggataTGGATGAGTCTCACATACCAAGGAAATCACTAAAAGTGGAAAATAACTGCTTGGTGATAACCAAATCAAACAACTCTGCATGTGCCAGAACCACTTCATGTGAAGCAACTTCCATTGAAAGCTTGTCTCTAGATCCTGGAGCAGATCTAAATCCCTACAAAGAG GTTATTGATATTACTTGTTCTCATGCTGGATCGACTACTGGGTCTAATGT TTTGATGCATAAGGAGAGGGCAATAAATGAAGAAGCTTTGCAAGAAGGAAAAGTTCCTGACCAGAGTGCTCAAACTTTGATGGATGTCAAAGAAGAGTCCAGGGGTCCTATAGGAACCTCATTAAGTTGTATGAAAGACTCCTCTTCTGGAACTGTACCTTTACAACTGGTAAAAGAGGAACCTCAAGTTTTTTCAAGTGATGATGATCGTAAAGCAGCAGCAACCTCTCATTCGGGCAGATCCCTTCCTAATTTGAACCTGTCTGTTGTCAGCACCG ATTCAAACAGTTTTACTATGGACTTGAATGCTGACTTAAACTTGAGCTCTCAAGAGCAACATGTTGCTGCTACGCCAAAACATACTCCAGGCTTGTTCGATTGTACCAGTAGAAGTTCTGCAACTGTCGTACATGAACCACCTCCTTCAGAAATGGTGGCTGTCAAAATAGAGAGAGTAGAACCTAATGCTTCTCTGTTACACAACGATGGAATTGATTCTTCAGAAATTGGTGCCTGCTGCAAAGATTATGATCAAGTTACTCTTAACTTCGACTCAAAGCAAAAATGTCTGCAG TTATTTTCAGAAGACAAAACCAGCGACATTTTCCACCCAGTGATGATCCAGCCTGAGGTGACTGCTTATATGGCCTCAGAGGAGATAAAAATGCCCCAGTTGGGAAGCAATAATAATCAACCAAAACAAGGATCTCTACTCAATCTAGGTCTATCCTTACCAACTAAACCTTCAGCTGCAGGATGTGCAACCAACACCTGTTCCAATACATTTCCTTTCTTCAACTCCTTCACTGGAACCAGAGACTTTATCAATGATGCAGGTATTCAATCTTCGTCAAGCCATTTATCATCAGTTTTAAGACACAAGATGATGCACGATAGCATTGCAAGCCAAGGAGTTTCGAACGACATGGGCAGTTTTGATGACATATTCCAGCCGTATAATGCCATGTGGTCTGAAGAGGAGTTGGATTTTCTATGGATAGGTGTGAGGAGATATGGACGGGACAATTGGAATGCTATGTTAATGGATCCAAGATTGCACTTCTCACCATGGAGGGTGGCAAGGGACTTAGCTTTACGATGGACAGAGGAACAGTTAAAACTGTTGAGTAGCATGTATGGCCCTCAAGTTAAGTATTCAAGAGCACAAGGCAGTACTATCTTCCACAACTTCTTGCGTCCCCAAGCAGGATTCAGCTGGCAAAAATACTTAGCAGGAGGTAATGTCTCGAGGAAGCCACAATTCAAATCAACTTATATGTGCAACGATGGTCAAGAACACCTCCACATGCCTCTTAGTCACCCAAAGAGGGTGTCTCGTGGAAGGAGCAAACATAAAGAGGACGAATTTCATAGTTTGAGTAGAAGTCATAGTATGCTAAGGAGCAAGCTGGTATCAACTGAACTTCACTCAGCTTGCAATACTGGAGTGAAGGGTAGTATGCCCCAGTGGCTCCAAGAAGCTGTTACTGCTTCTCCTCCAAGTCTGAGGGCGTCAATTCTGCCCCCAACCGCTTCATCTTTCGCATTTGCCCATTCTGATGCATCCAATATTACCCGCCCTGATTTGGATCCCAGCGAATTACGTTGTGCAGAAAGGAATGAGATGCAGCATACATATGGTGGTTCAAGAGAATCTGACCTACAGCCATTAGTTAGTAGTGCTCCTTGTTTCAAAACAGAACCGACACCTGAGATCACTGAACTGAGGAAGGATTCTTCTCGCGTTGAGAAAGATAACTTGATTATCATTGACACTGATGCTTCTTCTGAAGGGACCATATCCGATTAG
- the LOC126798844 gene encoding uncharacterized protein LOC126798844 isoform X2 — protein MSSRKVLFTYKRKRHSRNNLPQEDGGNSHSQANKGTYLSKPDMQVHLIGGNASEDHETKTAVCRLCVVCCLGGNLMHCDKCLQTYHLECIDMRLKHTGHGIMLSCGCIAASLGDDSNVGKRSVAQKGNVTEMTTDSVGYAPPLSSHGRGSSFDDDSLRLNSSKLENTDSFAEVKLENSSDDLLVKTKWKTPLHTFHRRYKRKKDMDESHIPRKSLKVENNCLVITKSNNSACARTTSCEATSIESLSLDPGADLNPYKEVIDITCSHAGSTTGSNVLMHKERAINEEALQEGKVPDQSAQTLMDVKEESRGPIGTSLSCMKDSSSGTVPLQLVKEEPQVFSSDDDRKAAATSHSGRSLPNLNLSVVSTDSNSFTMDLNADLNLSSQEQHVAATPKHTPGLFDCTSRSSATVVHEPPPSEMVAVKIERVEPNASLLHNDGIDSSEIGACCKDYDQVTLNFDSKQKCLQLFSEDKTSDIFHPVMIQPEVTAYMASEEIKMPQLGSNNNQPKQGSLLNLGLSLPTKPSAAGCATNTCSNTFPFFNSFTGTRDFINDAGVRRYGRDNWNAMLMDPRLHFSPWRVARDLALRWTEEQLKLLSSMYGPQVKYSRAQGSTIFHNFLRPQAGFSWQKYLAGGNVSRKPQFKSTYMCNDGQEHLHMPLSHPKRVSRGRSKHKEDEFHSLSRSHSMLRSKLVSTELHSACNTGVKGSMPQWLQEAVTASPPSLRASILPPTASSFAFAHSDASNITRPDLDPSELRCAERNEMQHTYGGSRESDLQPLVSSAPCFKTEPTPEITELRKDSSRVEKDNLIIIDTDASSEGTISD, from the exons ATGTCCAGCCGCAAAGTGCTTTTCACATACAAGCGAAAGCGCCACTCAAGAAATAATCTTCCACAGGAAGATGGAGGTAATTCACATTCTCAGGCTAACAAGGGTACTTATTTGTCTAAGCCGGACATGCAAGTGCACTTGATTGGTGGGAATGCATCAGAAGATCATGAAACAAAGACTGCG GTATGCCGTCTTTGTGTGGTGTGCTGTCTTGGGGGTAACCTGATGCACTGTGATAAATGTCTTCAGACGTATCATCTTGAATGCATAGATATGCGCCTCAAG CATACTGGTCATGGAATAATGCTGAGCTGCGGGTGTATTGCGGCTTCATTGGGTGATGATAGTAATGTGGGAAAGCGGTCAGTTGCCCAAAAGGGGAATGTCACTGAGATGACCACTGATTCTGTTGGATATGCACCACCATTGTCATCACATGGAAGAGGAAGTagctttgatgatgattcatTAAGGTTGAACTCTTCGAAGTTGGAAAATACTGATTCGTTTGCTGAAGTTAAGTTAGAGAACTCAAGTGATGATTTGTTGGTAAAAACCAAGTGGAAAACCCCATTACATACTTTCCACCGgagatataaaagaaaaaaggataTGGATGAGTCTCACATACCAAGGAAATCACTAAAAGTGGAAAATAACTGCTTGGTGATAACCAAATCAAACAACTCTGCATGTGCCAGAACCACTTCATGTGAAGCAACTTCCATTGAAAGCTTGTCTCTAGATCCTGGAGCAGATCTAAATCCCTACAAAGAG GTTATTGATATTACTTGTTCTCATGCTGGATCGACTACTGGGTCTAATGT TTTGATGCATAAGGAGAGGGCAATAAATGAAGAAGCTTTGCAAGAAGGAAAAGTTCCTGACCAGAGTGCTCAAACTTTGATGGATGTCAAAGAAGAGTCCAGGGGTCCTATAGGAACCTCATTAAGTTGTATGAAAGACTCCTCTTCTGGAACTGTACCTTTACAACTGGTAAAAGAGGAACCTCAAGTTTTTTCAAGTGATGATGATCGTAAAGCAGCAGCAACCTCTCATTCGGGCAGATCCCTTCCTAATTTGAACCTGTCTGTTGTCAGCACCG ATTCAAACAGTTTTACTATGGACTTGAATGCTGACTTAAACTTGAGCTCTCAAGAGCAACATGTTGCTGCTACGCCAAAACATACTCCAGGCTTGTTCGATTGTACCAGTAGAAGTTCTGCAACTGTCGTACATGAACCACCTCCTTCAGAAATGGTGGCTGTCAAAATAGAGAGAGTAGAACCTAATGCTTCTCTGTTACACAACGATGGAATTGATTCTTCAGAAATTGGTGCCTGCTGCAAAGATTATGATCAAGTTACTCTTAACTTCGACTCAAAGCAAAAATGTCTGCAG TTATTTTCAGAAGACAAAACCAGCGACATTTTCCACCCAGTGATGATCCAGCCTGAGGTGACTGCTTATATGGCCTCAGAGGAGATAAAAATGCCCCAGTTGGGAAGCAATAATAATCAACCAAAACAAGGATCTCTACTCAATCTAGGTCTATCCTTACCAACTAAACCTTCAGCTGCAGGATGTGCAACCAACACCTGTTCCAATACATTTCCTTTCTTCAACTCCTTCACTGGAACCAGAGACTTTATCAATGATGCAG GTGTGAGGAGATATGGACGGGACAATTGGAATGCTATGTTAATGGATCCAAGATTGCACTTCTCACCATGGAGGGTGGCAAGGGACTTAGCTTTACGATGGACAGAGGAACAGTTAAAACTGTTGAGTAGCATGTATGGCCCTCAAGTTAAGTATTCAAGAGCACAAGGCAGTACTATCTTCCACAACTTCTTGCGTCCCCAAGCAGGATTCAGCTGGCAAAAATACTTAGCAGGAGGTAATGTCTCGAGGAAGCCACAATTCAAATCAACTTATATGTGCAACGATGGTCAAGAACACCTCCACATGCCTCTTAGTCACCCAAAGAGGGTGTCTCGTGGAAGGAGCAAACATAAAGAGGACGAATTTCATAGTTTGAGTAGAAGTCATAGTATGCTAAGGAGCAAGCTGGTATCAACTGAACTTCACTCAGCTTGCAATACTGGAGTGAAGGGTAGTATGCCCCAGTGGCTCCAAGAAGCTGTTACTGCTTCTCCTCCAAGTCTGAGGGCGTCAATTCTGCCCCCAACCGCTTCATCTTTCGCATTTGCCCATTCTGATGCATCCAATATTACCCGCCCTGATTTGGATCCCAGCGAATTACGTTGTGCAGAAAGGAATGAGATGCAGCATACATATGGTGGTTCAAGAGAATCTGACCTACAGCCATTAGTTAGTAGTGCTCCTTGTTTCAAAACAGAACCGACACCTGAGATCACTGAACTGAGGAAGGATTCTTCTCGCGTTGAGAAAGATAACTTGATTATCATTGACACTGATGCTTCTTCTGAAGGGACCATATCCGATTAG